The window GGTTTACCCTGGGGGAGGTGGTGGATCCGGAAACCGGGGAGGTGTTGGACCAGGCCCTCCTCTTGGTCTTCCGAGCCCCCAGGTCCTACACGGGGGAGGATGCCTGCGAATTCCACACCCATGGTTCCGTGGCGGTGCTGAGAAGGGTCCTGGAGGCCTTGGTGAAGGCGGGGGCCCGCTTGGCAGGCCCAGGGGAGTTCACCTTCCGGGCCTACATGAACGGCAAGCTGGACCTGGCGCAGGCGGAGGCGGTCTTGGCCCTGGTGGAGGCGGAGGGGGACCTGGCCCGCCGCCAGGCCTTGAGGAGCCTCGAGGGAAGCCTCTCCCGGAAAATCGCGGCCTTGGAGGATAGGCTCCTTTCCCTTCTCGCCCACATCCAGGCCCTTTTGGACTACCCCGAGGAGGGGGTGGAGCCCCTGGAGGCGAAGCGGGTGGTTGGGGAGGTGCTTAAGGAGGTGGAGGCCCTCCTGTCCCAGGCAAGGTCCTCCCGCCTGGCGCAGAAGGGGGCCCGCCTGGCCCTAATCGGGGCGCCCAATGCCGGTAAGAGCTCCCTTCTCAACGCCCTTTTGGGCTACGAAAGGGCCTTGGTTTCCCCCATCCCCGGCACCACCCGGGACTATCTGGAAGCCCCTCTGGAGCTTTTCGGCATTCCCCTGGTGGCGGTGGACACCGCGGGGATTCGGGACACCGCGGACCCCTTGGAGCGGGCAGGGGTGGAAAGGGCTTTAAGAATCGCCGAAGAAGCCGATCTCGTGCTCTATGTGGC is drawn from Thermus neutrinimicus and contains these coding sequences:
- the mnmE gene encoding tRNA uridine-5-carboxymethylaminomethyl(34) synthesis GTPase MnmE, producing the protein MTLREPICAIATPLGKGAIGVVRLSGEGALEVASRVWRGKDPRRLEGGRFTLGEVVDPETGEVLDQALLLVFRAPRSYTGEDACEFHTHGSVAVLRRVLEALVKAGARLAGPGEFTFRAYMNGKLDLAQAEAVLALVEAEGDLARRQALRSLEGSLSRKIAALEDRLLSLLAHIQALLDYPEEGVEPLEAKRVVGEVLKEVEALLSQARSSRLAQKGARLALIGAPNAGKSSLLNALLGYERALVSPIPGTTRDYLEAPLELFGIPLVAVDTAGIRDTADPLERAGVERALRIAEEADLVLYVADRSAPRPPLPPLPPRTLKVATKADLPPLWEDAGFIPVSSVTGEGLAQLKEAIREALLGKEGGEYLLSERQIEALHQARERLLEAQDLPEDLMGLALEEALKALASLRGRREVSEEVVARVFQNFCVGK